The genomic region CGTATAAAAGCGTTTTTTCGTAGAGTTCCAGCGTTACGCGCCCGCGATCAAAGAAGAGATTCTTCCCGGTCGATAACCGCTCTGTAATCTATATATAGGCAAGCTTTGAAACGTCCGGACACGCTGCATCGAATATATTCCCAGCGGAGATACGCCGGTACCAACCTGGCCGTGTGTTGTTCGCTCGCACCACCAGAAAGAACGTTGTGCGTGTGACTCACGCGCCTACGCTTCGCGCGTGTGCGTTGGAACTCGAAAGATCGTGCCGGCCATAATAAACAGCGGGGGAGGACTGTGTGAAAAGGTCCAAGCCGATCGGGGGAACGACCAGAAGTCGTTCGTAATCGACATCTCGTTACCTCGAGTTCCATCCCGCGAGTCGCGAGTCTCGCAAGTCCCGCGTCCCATGTCGCGATTATCGGAGCGCATTTAAATCCTTTACAGGGCGATACTATCAGCGTGGAATTTCGATCATATATTCTTGTCTCGTGTGTATGGATAACCAAAGACTTTATCAGAGATCGTTCCATCCGAAATGAATGATTTCTATTTTTCTCTGCTGAGCTGTGGTTTCATTTACGAGATCGCCATTTACGAACCTGCGACGCGGTTCAAGCGAGGCGATCTCGCGCGGAAGCAACCGAGCCCCTATATACCTGTTCTGACTTTTGGGTCAAGTACGCAGGCTTTCGTCGGCCTGTTTGATTTAGCTTCAGGGAGTATTTTTAAACCTGCCTGGTGGCACTCTTCCCCACTGGGCAATATTCGTGGCATTCCTCTCCCCACGGAACCAGCGTACGCTACGCGTTTTTCCGTTTGCTCCGTGCTGTTTTTTCCTCCGTTTCGTTGGAAAGTATCCTCGGGCTAAGTCCACGCTGACTCGCCGTTGCGCCTCGCCGCTGGTAGTGTAACCAACGCGAAATCAAAGGATTCACCTGGCATCGCACGGTGTGCTCCGGCAAAATACGATTCTCTTTCAGGCACGAGCGTCCGTTCTGGGAACAGCAGCTGTTCCTTTCCCTTCGTGTTTCCTCCTGCGCGCCCCTCTGTTCCTTGGCCTTTTCTCCGGCAGCTGCACTCCGCGTGCTCCGTTTCTACCTACCTACGCCTCTCGTGGACCTTTCACGGGCTGACCGATTCGAGACGAGGCGAACGCGAGATTGCATCGAGCGCGGCCCGTCTGATTTCCTGCCCGTCCTCTTCCCCTCTGACAGGGGGACGAAATTGTTCCCCAAACTGTCCGGAACGTGAAAGCTGCACGAGAGATATATCGGGGTGGATTCGCTATTCTGCGAGAGTAGGCGAATTTCCTTGGAGGAAACGAGGTATGTACCGGTGTCATTTCATCTCCAAATGGAAATAACATATACGACTCGACTACGTGCCCTTTGAGAGCGGCGAGGAAGACTTTCATCGTCAACTCGCATTATCTTCTTTATCGTAGCAAAAAGAATATTGTTACTTTTCCTAAGGTTTCAGAGAATTCTATAGAGAGCAAGGTGTGCCTACGCTTCCTTTGAATATCGCAAGTATGGAAACGGTTTCTGCGATGGAAATACATTGACAGCCAAAATTTGATGAACGTGAAACTCCAAAACGTGTAATGTATTCACTTTCTTTGCTTTCTGGTATACAGTTTTATCAAGTACATCTCGAAACGTCTGTCAATGTACCGCGTGCACAAGCGACGTTAATAGCGGCTCGAAAATTCTCTAGACCGACCGCCGTTGGATCACCCTATTGATCGCGCACGTCCGAAGAACGTGTCAGCCGGAAGATTGCTAAACGAAAGATGAGTTGCACCGCGTCAGCTGCTGATCTCACAGCCGCGCATCGTATCGTACGTGCCTAAACGATTAGATGGAGAAGATAGAACGCAGCAACGCACGTTCCCTACTCGTCAAAGTCCATTTATCGATACAGCCACTCCCTTCTTTAATCAAGGTACGATTACAAGAGTAAGGGATATCCATTTCCACGTAAACATTCCCGATTCACGGTCACCACACACGTATCGCACATGTATCGCTCATTACCAGTAACATACTTTTTTATAGTTGATTGACTCACCGTTCGTCAATGCCAGAAGTGCCAATAGAAACATCGTCGCGAGATAGCTGGGTATATTACACCCCCCTCCTGGAGGATCACGCCACATCCTGATCCTGTCTTCCTTGATCGCACTGATTCTCACCTGATTTCACAGAAAAGCACAGATTTCGAACTTGAACCTGGCCGAGCCACCGAGCTCGATCGATACCACGTGGACGCGACGATCGCAACAGTTACACGGTGACGCGACGTCGTAGCGAGAAGGGACCGATTAACGCCCGGCTGGAACGATTTCCTGAATCGCCTCCCGGCTGGAAGAGGATGCACGCGAGTTCCGCCCACGCGCGTCTCTCGATGAATATATTTGATCCGAGTAACCTTTATACGGTTCAAGGCCGACTGGCTGGTTCGTTATCCCTCGCTGGCATCGCGCAGACGGTGCCGTCGAACTTTTTGGAGCTCGCCGcggaaaaaaaggaaacgcCATGCATGACCGCGACCGGTGCAAGCTAGCCAGGCGGAAGCGGAACACGCCATCGGTCGTACTTGATAGTTCCCTCTGTTTCTACATTCTCATACGACCGATCTGCCCTGCAGTGCAAGCGGAAACAGGGAAAAGCGATGCAAGCTGCGATCGAATCTACGAGTTACAGAGGCGACAGCGTAAGAGGTAAACAGCTCGTGCTCGTTACGATTTATCACGCGACTAGTCATGTGGTTAATTATAGACCTATGAATGATCCAATAATAGTAACCAATATCATCGATTCCATCGTATCGTTTCGAGGCGAACGACGCAGATTCGAAACGATTCGATCGATTTCTGGAATCATCGCTGTGCAATTGCATGATAAATCATAACGTGTACGAGCCTCGTTTCAAAGTTTCGGCTTTCGTCGTGGAATTTATTGAGCACTGCCATTCCAGCAATACCCTGTACAATCTGAACGTGAATCTCGCGTGGCCAACGAGGAAAGCCCATCTTGCATCACGGATGCGCGATACGCAGCGAACGTGTCAAGCAGGCGAGAACGTGTAAGGAAAACTGGTAAACCTGGAGAGGTGcgcaaaaaaaaaggaggaaaatcgATGCGTGAAAACCGAAAGTGCGCGAGACCTTTAGCGTCCGTCGGCTCGCGATGATCCCTGGTACACGTTGCCGGCCGTTTTTCAAAAGCACCGGCGATACTCTGCGTGCACGTGCTGAATCGTTGATAGCGTGGGTTACGTAGGAAGAAGACAGTGAACGGGAGTGACGAACGACCTGGAAGAGgagaagggaaagagagagggagagatacGGGACAGGATAAAacgaaagggagaaagagagagaaggagagaggaaAAGGGAGTCGGATAGGGCGAGAGAGAAATGGGAGAAGAGAAATAGAGATAGAGAAGAAAAGCACGGAGTAGTGCGGCTCGTCACGGAGCTGCTCCCTCTCGGTGGGTTTATTGATCGCAGGGTGCGGAGCGGACCAATCTACCCCTCGTACGCCATGCTTGCTGGTATTCGCCCGAACCAGTCCGCTTGCTCGCCAGCCAGCCCGATTCGCCTCTCCTCCGGCAGCATTCGCTAAATCCGGAAAACCCGCCCCCCGACCGTATAAAATGCCGCATGGCCTGCTACCTGGACCAGAAATACCATTCTCCTTCGCCGCCACCGAATCGCGACGCACGAAAGGTGCGGACTCGTAGACGCATTTTCGATTTAACAGACCAGCCGTGTCGTCGTTCGTCTAATTGCTCCTGATGTCAGTAGTACTACGATAGATATGGGCCATCCGGCATCACCCTGCAGGGAAGGTCACCACCCCTGCAGACGCCGCGAATCGAACGTATCGCATTTTTCTCTGATAGCCGTTCACCGTTCAGGAAAAACAAGGCCTTCGTTCATATCGAGGGGCAACGATATGCTCGATTGATGCATACACGCTTGATAACAATGTTTCCTCCGCAGTGGCCGTTGGGTCGTTGCATCGAGCGACTCAGCGTCAGATACGGTGCATCCAGAGGATGAGTCGCGTGCAGCCTCTTCGGTCGCAGACATTTCTACGACTCTTTAATACCGTAGAGTGAGACGGAAGGCTTGTCAATTCTAATCGAAACCCTAGGTGGCAATAACCCGGGCACGTCGGGCTAATATATGCCTCTAGTAAAATCACGTCAACGAACTGTTGCGATCGTTCGTAACCACGAGAACGCTACGAGCACGGAGCTGCGAATCGCGAACGATCACCCGCGGTAATCACACTCCGCTGCCACAGGGATCACATGCACACACGAACACACCCACGACAGAGATTTCGCAAATCCACGGATGGGCCTTCCCCACGGATCTTTTCGAATTTTCTTTCGTGCGGTGATCGCGCgacttctctctcttttttttcggaGCGAAACGAGCCCTCCTCCACCTGGGAGCGTGACTCACACGTGCGATCGACACAAGTGCGGCCTTTTCACCTTCACCGATTTTTTACGTACCGACGACACGTCGATTAAATCGCAGAGACACACGCTGTAAGCACACACCGTTCCGGTTAACAGAACGAACACTCTAGGTCCGTAGACGACCGAAGAGTGCGACGAGGAGCGTCGTTTGCTTCGGGACAGCGGCTGCTCTACGGGATCTCGAGGTCGACCGTGGAGGGGAGATCGTCGCCGTGGTCCGCTGTTGTAGTGGGGCACACCGCGCCGGTTGGTCGACCTTTGTCGCGCGCGCGACGAAACCGTTCCGTACTTTCGCACCGACTCCTCTAATTGCAATCGTCTCTTATGCCTGCGCGCCGTCACGTCACTAAATTTCACTTCCTTAAAGCGTTTCGGACGTGACAAATGGTTGCGGTTAATAAGGCGTGCCAATTTTTCGCAACACGTTCCTGGCGCCAGGCCTCTCGACGTTGCGCCTCTGTTTTATCGCGAGTAACAAGATTAAGAGGCCGATTGCCAAACTTTTCATTATGATAAAGACTTTAGATTAAGAGGAATTGATATCGATACAACTTAAGTGTACCGGAGAAGAGTTTGCGTTAGCAATTTCATCATTCGCGTGTCGTACTCTTTTGGTATTCGAAACTGTATGTTCTCGGGACTTTTAAATATTTGAATGATTCATACTCTTACGTGCGCGCGATGAATGAAATTTGAAAACACCGCTTCGCGGTGACGTATAGTAGCGTCAACGGGATGCGTCATCGAAGGATGACTGCTTTCTTCTCAAACCTGTACGGATGGTTGCGTTCGCTAGGGGTTGCCGGTGCGACGTATGATAAGGAAGGCCACGTCTATGTCGCGTCAGTGTACCGCGGGCTAGTGTCGAAAAATGGTCGAGAGAGAACAGACGAAAAAGGACATGAGAGAACTGTCGAGGAATGATAAATATTCCATTTTATTACCCACGTACAACGAGGTCGAGAATCTACCTATAATTATCTGGCTTATCGTCAAATATATGGATGAGAGGTAACTACATAACCTCAAAACTAACGACGTAACCTCAAAAGTCGAAGTAATTAAACAAACTACCATGTagttaaacaaattttaaatatacaaTCGGGAGGATTGTGCTCAGTCAAGCGAAAACATTCAACATTCTAGCGAACTTGATTATGAGATAATCGTGATAGACGATGGTTCTCCAGATGGTACACTGGACATGGCTAAACAGCTGCAGAATGTTTACGGAGAGAACAAAATAGTGTTGAGGCCAAGGGAGAAGAAATTAGGACTGGGAACAGCATATATGCATGGAATAAAACATGCTACAGGGAACTTCATCGTTATAATGGATGCAGATTTGTCTCATCATGTATTTATTTTACATCTTAAGTTGATAATATAAGGAGCTATTATACTTAAATGTTATACTTGCTTTTATTATTTCAGCCTAAATTTATTCCAAAAATGATAGAGCAGCAGAAGTATCTTGATCTGGATATTGTTAGTGGAACCAGATACGCACACGGTGGAGGTGTCTATGGCTGGGACTTCAAGAGGAAGTTAATAAGTAGAGGAGCCAATTTCTTGACACAATTATTGTTGAGGCCACAAGCCAGTGATCTCACGGGAAGCTTTAGGTAAATGATTTACAATTTATTCGACACGAGCATTTTAACGTTGCGCGGCTTCTTTGCATTTCATGTTGTAGGCTGTACAAAAAAGATGTGTTGGAAAAGCTCATTAAATCGTGCGTGTCTAAGGGATACGTCTTCCAGATGGAGATGATTGTTCGGGCCAGGCAATTCAACTATACCATAGGAGAAGTGCCCATCACGTTCGTCGATCGCGTTTACGGAGAATCGAAGCTGGGTGGATCGGAAGTTTTCCAATTCGTGAAAGGTCTTCTGTATCTTTTTGCTACCACATAACTTACTATGCATTATACGTGAGAGAAAAACCTTGAAACAACATTCCTTGTATCATACAAAAAACCAATACATAAATCAAAATATGtacaaataaaaaaattgtatattaccgtgattttataaaataaatactTAATTTATACGCATTAACCGATGCGTTTTAATAGGGCACGGTATCATTTCACAAACGAATAAAAGATGAATACCCGTTTTTGAAAATGACGAAGCACGTGCACGCACACGTGGTCGTGAATGAGTGGCATGAGACGCGTATAACGATTCTGGCGAGCCATTCCACCCTCGCCGCACCCTCTGACGTCATGCAGCCTCCGTTTATTGATCCATTACGAAATTACAGTCTATATTTCAACTTGAGCAGAATACAAGACAGTACCACAATGTGCCATGTACAGGAGCCTAGCCAAGATCCCCAAAAATTTCCTTTTCTATAAATATTGCCTACGCTTTCGCAAGTAATATGATAAAATCAATTTTCAAAAGTAGACTGCACATATACTTCGTCCATTTATTAATAAATTGGGAAGGTTCTTGAACGCAGAAACGGATCTTCGTTGTTCAATATTTTACCACCCCTCGAAAGGGTCGAAGCTGCTCTGGGAATGCCAGCAAATCGTTTCCCTCCCGATCGATCGTTGGTTTCCTTGGTTCTCTGACGAAAAAGAGGTTGAAAGTACGAGTGCGGCACTTCTGCCGAGCGAAAATGCTCGAGGTCTCGAGATCAGAGTTTCCGTTCGCGGAAAGGGTGCAGTTACCAGTCAGTTCTGTCGCAAGCTTCGCCGCGGCCAGACGTACAAGTGGCGTTGCCTACGCGCCGGGGTGAAACTTGCAAGCTCTCCCGTATCGAGCTTTCAGATGGCTGTGCCTTTTAGAATTTGACGTTCCCTTCGTTCCCCCTACTCTCCTATCGTACACGCttatttcccttttttttccacTCTCCCCGTTCGAGTACATATGGTTCCGGTGCATCGttctcgtcgctaggaaatcatCCCCCGACATGCCACGCAAAATCGGATTCAACGTCGTGTACGCAACCAGTAAGTGAACATGGGATTGTGACTGTAAAATCAGTCAAACGACGATAACCTTGAGCTGTGCGTGAATTTCCGTGGATTCGATCGTCGACGATATTGAGACGTATACTTAGATATATATACGTGCTTTTTAGTTAACCAGTATTCTCTGAAGGATATAACGAAACTGCGAAACTGTTTGCACACATGGATATCGATTTTTCTTTTCTACGCGAAGAACGTATCATTTTTCGGAAGTTGCTGCTttaggaaaagaaaaaagaagacgaGTTAACAACGACTCGACACGTGCTTCACCGCGTCTCGTTGCAGATTGCACATTGCTCTTCAGCCATAATCGGTTCTAGTTTTCCGCTCTCTTTTTCCACGGTTAAATATTAAATGCGGTATCCTCGATCAGTGAACACGATAAAACCAGGCATCGTAACGGGTTCCTTTGGTTGTTGTGATTGCGAAACGTGTGCCGAGGCACAGTATCGCGTGACAGTGTCTCATGTTAGCGGTCCATCGTTCGAAGCATAATTTCCAAGTTAAAACATTATCGATTACGTGGGAATCTCCATTTTTATGCAGAAAAGAGGAACGTTTCGTGACGCGAGATAAAAACGACGTAAGAAAACGTTCGTGTACGATGATTTTTAAAGAAACCGCGGATAAGGGTTGTTAGACAAATTTTGGAAAATATCCCTTAACTATTTTTGTCTAAAAATTATCCATCTCCCTATAGTCGCGACAATATGCATTGCAGTCATTTCACACGAGCACAGTATGTTATTCTGAGTCGtgcttaataataattaatcacAGGCGAAGAAGACAGACATTCTTCGTTGGAGCTGAACGTTCACGGGCCGACGGTAAGAGGTTGGCAAAGTTCGAGAAGATGTACATATCCCCAAGAACTTATTCTGCGCCTTCATGGCCCAACGAAGCTTACGAGGATACAAGTCTTGGCCCATCAATATCTAATCCGTAAGTCAACATCGTCGAAACTCGCCTCCGTATCTCTCTCAGCCTACTAACTTCCCACTTATTTTTCACTCGCGAATCATTTCCCGAGAATGCAACGTCGCAATGTAATATAAAGTCTCGAGTTTCCTTCAGGAAACAACTCGGTAACAATGAGAATCGAATTAGCTCGGCAACCCCGATTTCCCGAGGCTACGTCGCCCTCCTTCGCTTCACCCTCGCTTCTTATTCTACTCGAGGCTGAATGCTGCGCAACGCTTTGCCTCT from Xylocopa sonorina isolate GNS202 chromosome 2, iyXylSono1_principal, whole genome shotgun sequence harbors:
- the Dpm1 gene encoding dolichyl-phosphate mannosyltransferase subunit 1; protein product: MVEREQTKKDMRELSRNDKYSILLPTYNEVENLPIIIWLIVKYMDESELDYEIIVIDDGSPDGTLDMAKQLQNVYGENKIVLRPREKKLGLGTAYMHGIKHATGNFIVIMDADLSHHPKFIPKMIEQQKYLDLDIVSGTRYAHGGGVYGWDFKRKLISRGANFLTQLLLRPQASDLTGSFRLYKKDVLEKLIKSCVSKGYVFQMEMIVRARQFNYTIGEVPITFVDRVYGESKLGGSEVFQFVKGLLYLFATT